A genomic window from Pyxidicoccus trucidator includes:
- a CDS encoding SirB1 family protein, whose amino-acid sequence MARERLVSALAAEPPRLDLAALAIATLDHPMLDAPGCLHMLDVLACRVQVETERLKEKGEALAPLRALRHVLADIEGFRGNEDDYHSPENSFLDQVLERKVGLPITLSVVYLEVARRAGISLYGVPFPGHFLVAHDAGDHKLVMDPFHHGDILTEHGCEELLKRVAPQLKFDRAMLAPAPVELITYRMLSNLRRVYLGREDCERGLAVVDLLLLLAPDHPGELRTRAALLANLGAYRAALKDVERCLELSPEAPDRDRLELTARELRERASLLN is encoded by the coding sequence CTGGCGCGGGAGCGGTTGGTGTCGGCCCTGGCCGCCGAACCGCCCCGGCTGGACCTGGCCGCGCTCGCCATCGCCACGCTGGACCACCCCATGCTGGACGCGCCCGGCTGCCTGCACATGCTGGACGTGCTGGCGTGCCGGGTGCAGGTGGAGACGGAGCGGCTCAAGGAGAAGGGCGAGGCCCTGGCGCCCCTGCGCGCGCTGCGCCACGTGCTGGCGGACATCGAGGGCTTTCGCGGCAACGAGGACGACTACCACTCCCCCGAGAACAGCTTCCTGGACCAGGTGCTGGAGCGGAAGGTGGGCCTGCCGATAACGCTGTCGGTCGTCTACCTGGAGGTGGCGCGGCGGGCGGGAATCTCCCTGTACGGCGTGCCCTTTCCCGGGCACTTCCTCGTCGCGCACGACGCGGGGGACCACAAGCTGGTCATGGACCCGTTCCACCATGGGGACATCCTCACCGAGCATGGCTGTGAGGAGCTGCTCAAGCGCGTGGCGCCGCAGCTCAAGTTCGACCGGGCCATGCTGGCACCGGCGCCGGTGGAGCTGATTACGTACCGCATGCTGTCCAACCTGCGGCGCGTGTACCTGGGCCGCGAGGACTGCGAGCGCGGGCTGGCGGTGGTGGACCTGCTGCTGCTGCTGGCGCCGGACCACCCGGGTGAGCTGCGCACGCGCGCGGCGCTGCTGGCCAACCTGGGGGCCTACCGCGCGGCGCTGAAGGACGTGGAGCGGTGCCTGGAGCTGTCTCCCGAGGCGCCGGACCGCGACAGGCTGGAGCTGACGGCCCGCGAGCTGCGTGAGCGCGCCTCGCTGCTCAACTGA
- a CDS encoding trans-sulfuration enzyme family protein translates to MSTKQKTVAVHAGSRLTGSKAVPVSPPIYPAAVNWFDSSDDLDGALDGKDYAYARISAPNTTLLEEAVAALEGADGCVAYASGMAALRSVFEAQGFRPGDKLVMPGDGYGVTRLLYKNLCATLGVELHALLMTDPRTLERIRELRPRMVLAESITNPLLRVPDLRMLAKVSHDVGATFVVDATFPSPAGQRALELGADYAVQSTSKWLNGHSDALGGTVSGSQARIAPLRSARILAGDVLGPFEAWLTLRGLRTLPVRMKAHGEHAAHVARRLAESPLLERVIYPGLPSHPDHAVAKELLLGGGPMVAFEIKGAGRPEGMRFLEGLKVCRPGPSLGDVCTLVMHAASASARRMTPEERATAGIQENLIRVSVGLEDPDDIVEDLLGAVAQVVRR, encoded by the coding sequence ATGAGCACGAAGCAGAAGACGGTGGCGGTGCACGCCGGAAGCCGGCTGACGGGCAGCAAGGCGGTGCCGGTGTCTCCGCCCATCTACCCGGCGGCGGTGAACTGGTTCGACAGCAGTGACGACCTGGACGGCGCGCTGGATGGGAAGGACTACGCCTACGCCCGCATCAGCGCCCCCAACACGACGCTGCTGGAGGAGGCGGTGGCCGCGCTGGAGGGCGCCGACGGCTGCGTGGCGTACGCCAGCGGCATGGCCGCGCTCCGCTCCGTCTTCGAGGCGCAGGGCTTCAGGCCCGGCGACAAGCTGGTGATGCCGGGCGACGGCTACGGCGTCACGCGCCTGCTCTACAAGAACCTGTGCGCCACCCTGGGCGTGGAGCTGCACGCGCTGCTGATGACGGACCCCCGCACGCTCGAGCGCATCCGCGAGCTGCGGCCCCGCATGGTGCTGGCTGAGAGCATCACCAACCCGCTCTTGCGCGTGCCGGACCTGCGCATGCTGGCGAAGGTGTCCCACGACGTGGGTGCGACGTTCGTGGTGGACGCCACCTTCCCGTCGCCCGCGGGCCAGCGCGCGCTGGAGCTGGGCGCGGACTACGCGGTGCAGTCCACCAGCAAGTGGCTCAACGGCCACAGCGACGCGCTGGGCGGCACGGTGAGCGGCTCGCAGGCGCGCATTGCTCCGCTGCGCTCCGCGCGCATCCTGGCCGGCGACGTGCTGGGCCCCTTCGAGGCGTGGCTCACACTGCGCGGCCTGCGCACCCTGCCGGTGCGGATGAAGGCCCATGGCGAGCACGCGGCGCACGTGGCGCGGCGGCTGGCGGAGTCGCCGCTGCTCGAGCGCGTCATCTACCCGGGCCTGCCCTCGCACCCGGACCACGCCGTGGCGAAGGAGTTGCTGCTGGGCGGCGGCCCCATGGTGGCCTTCGAAATCAAGGGCGCCGGCCGGCCGGAGGGCATGCGCTTCCTGGAGGGCCTCAAGGTCTGCAGGCCGGGCCCGTCGCTGGGAGATGTGTGCACGCTGGTGATGCACGCGGCCAGCGCCAGCGCGCGCCGCATGACGCCGGAGGAGCGCGCGACGGCTGGCATCCAGGAGAACCTCATCCGCGTGTCCGTGGGGCTGGAGGATCCGGACGACATCGTTGAGGACCTGCTGGGCGCGGTGGCGCAGGTGGTGCGCCGGTGA
- a CDS encoding DUF2378 family protein codes for MQARGEQVRAEPAPRQRVIFEHTVDWLLQPAVRLRLSPAAYTALREAGLDVTERLRPAYTFDTWKRSLAIIVADLYPAVSTDEGYRLLGQLLARGVERTTLGRAMVSMGRLLGPLRSMRRINETFRSADNYVESRFTERTQTSCELWINEVMDQPAYYQGILEACLELAGARDAHVEVLARDGAGATFALSWRLR; via the coding sequence ATGCAGGCGAGGGGGGAACAGGTCCGGGCCGAGCCCGCGCCAAGGCAGCGCGTCATCTTCGAGCACACGGTGGACTGGCTGCTCCAGCCGGCGGTGCGCCTGCGCCTGTCGCCCGCGGCGTACACCGCGCTGAGAGAGGCGGGGCTGGACGTGACGGAGCGGCTGCGGCCCGCGTACACCTTCGACACGTGGAAGCGGAGCCTGGCCATCATCGTCGCGGACCTCTACCCGGCCGTCTCCACGGACGAGGGGTACCGGCTGCTGGGACAGCTGCTGGCGCGCGGAGTGGAGCGCACGACGCTGGGACGCGCCATGGTGAGCATGGGCAGACTGCTGGGGCCGCTGCGCTCCATGCGGCGAATCAACGAGACGTTCCGCAGCGCGGACAACTACGTGGAGTCCCGCTTCACGGAGCGCACGCAGACGTCCTGCGAGCTGTGGATCAACGAGGTGATGGACCAGCCCGCCTACTACCAGGGCATCCTCGAGGCCTGCCTCGAGCTGGCGGGAGCCCGCGACGCGCACGTGGAGGTGCTCGCGCGCGATGGGGCCGGCGCCACCTTCGCGCTGTCCTGGCGGCTGCGGTAG
- a CDS encoding NUDIX hydrolase: protein MSQTVKPWLRLRRGLEHDYRVLKVREDRWADPRTGREQPRVLVDCADWVNVIAVTPDEQLVLVRQFRFGTQAATLEVPGGMVDPGEDPAAAAARELEEETGYVPGRVVPLGAVHPNPALQPNRCFSYLALDCVKRHAGRQDEGEDIVVELHPRADVPRLILEGHITHSLVVVAFFLERLRAEGGGAR from the coding sequence GTGTCCCAGACGGTGAAGCCCTGGCTGCGCCTGCGCCGAGGGCTGGAGCACGACTACCGCGTCCTCAAGGTGCGCGAGGACCGGTGGGCCGACCCGCGCACGGGCCGGGAGCAGCCTCGCGTGCTGGTGGACTGCGCGGACTGGGTGAATGTCATCGCCGTCACGCCGGACGAGCAGTTGGTGCTGGTGCGACAGTTCCGCTTCGGCACCCAGGCGGCCACGCTGGAGGTTCCCGGCGGAATGGTGGACCCGGGAGAAGACCCGGCCGCGGCGGCGGCGCGCGAGCTGGAGGAGGAGACGGGCTACGTGCCGGGCCGGGTGGTGCCGCTCGGCGCCGTGCACCCCAACCCCGCGCTCCAGCCCAACCGGTGCTTCAGCTACCTCGCGCTGGACTGCGTGAAGCGCCATGCGGGGCGGCAGGACGAGGGCGAGGACATCGTCGTCGAGCTGCACCCGCGCGCGGACGTGCCCCGGCTCATCCTGGAGGGACACATCACCCACTCGCTCGTGGTGGTGGCCTTCTTCCTGGAGCGGCTGCGCGCCGAGGGCGGCGGCGCGCGGTAG
- a CDS encoding S8 family peptidase has product MPTSFLLSMRPLRGALLSLSLLAVAPAAEAAPKSLEPRGLAAKHTGRELAGDTYVERIVVKFHEGSRVRLRDNRLMPLASERGEAERSLLTERRLSDERLKSDTAAVESLLARAPRIGVPARLFDEAEPVLEARKATGEEKSGLQLADLNLYFEVPLLPGTTAGSVADLVGELNRLDGVEVAYAEPPPEPAMVNFGMDAAVRSLLAAADIPPTTPQYQGNQGYLNVAPGGVDANYAWTVTGGRGTNVKVVDIEGGWRTTHEDMPALFYQGGTQYNDLGWRNHGTAVLGEIVGVANAYGVTGIANAARAGIEGIGSQSTASAISRAATAAGLGGIVLIELHAGGPSDGSACTCNTSQCNYIAMEYWTANYDAIRTATANGVIVVEAAGNGSANLDAAAYGNAFNRSVRDSGAIVVGGSTATTRAPMCWTNYGSRVDVHGWGERVYSMGYGNVFGSANGEDQFYTSSFSGTSSASPIVVGAAASAQGVALANGRRLTSVQMRGLLRNNGTAQAASSQQIGPLPDLRKALPKVIAGQY; this is encoded by the coding sequence ATGCCGACGTCGTTCCTCCTGTCGATGCGTCCCCTGCGTGGCGCGCTGCTGTCCCTGTCCCTGTTGGCGGTGGCCCCCGCCGCCGAAGCCGCACCGAAGTCCCTGGAGCCGCGTGGCCTCGCGGCGAAGCACACCGGCCGCGAGCTCGCCGGTGACACGTACGTGGAGCGCATCGTGGTGAAGTTCCACGAGGGCAGCCGCGTGCGCCTGCGTGACAACCGCCTGATGCCGCTGGCCTCCGAGCGGGGCGAGGCGGAGCGCTCGCTGCTGACCGAGCGTCGCCTGAGCGATGAGCGCCTGAAGTCCGACACCGCCGCGGTGGAGTCCCTGCTCGCGCGCGCGCCTCGCATCGGCGTGCCCGCGCGCCTCTTCGACGAGGCCGAGCCCGTGCTGGAGGCGCGCAAGGCCACGGGTGAGGAGAAGAGCGGCCTGCAGCTGGCCGACCTCAACCTCTACTTCGAGGTGCCGCTGCTGCCGGGCACCACCGCCGGGAGCGTGGCGGACCTGGTGGGCGAGCTGAACCGCCTGGACGGCGTGGAGGTGGCCTACGCCGAGCCTCCGCCCGAGCCGGCCATGGTGAACTTCGGCATGGACGCGGCGGTGCGCAGCCTGCTGGCCGCGGCGGACATCCCCCCCACCACGCCGCAGTACCAGGGCAACCAGGGCTACCTGAACGTGGCGCCCGGTGGCGTGGACGCCAACTACGCGTGGACGGTGACGGGCGGCCGCGGCACCAACGTGAAGGTGGTGGACATCGAGGGCGGCTGGCGCACCACGCACGAGGACATGCCGGCGCTCTTCTACCAGGGCGGCACGCAGTACAACGACCTGGGCTGGCGCAACCACGGCACGGCCGTGCTGGGTGAGATTGTCGGCGTCGCCAACGCGTACGGCGTGACGGGCATCGCCAACGCGGCGCGGGCCGGCATCGAGGGCATCGGCAGCCAGAGCACCGCGAGCGCCATCTCCAGGGCGGCCACGGCCGCGGGCCTGGGCGGCATCGTCCTCATCGAGCTGCACGCGGGCGGCCCGTCGGACGGCTCGGCGTGCACGTGCAACACCAGCCAGTGCAACTACATCGCGATGGAGTACTGGACGGCGAACTACGACGCCATCCGCACGGCGACCGCCAACGGCGTCATCGTGGTGGAGGCCGCGGGCAACGGCAGCGCCAACCTGGACGCGGCGGCGTATGGCAATGCCTTCAACCGCAGCGTGCGTGACTCGGGCGCCATCGTCGTGGGCGGCAGCACCGCCACCACGCGCGCGCCCATGTGCTGGACGAACTACGGCAGCCGCGTGGACGTGCACGGCTGGGGTGAGCGCGTCTACTCCATGGGCTACGGCAACGTGTTCGGCTCCGCCAACGGCGAGGACCAGTTCTACACGTCCTCGTTCAGCGGCACGTCGAGCGCCTCGCCCATCGTCGTGGGCGCCGCCGCCAGCGCGCAGGGCGTGGCCCTGGCCAACGGCCGCCGCCTGACGAGCGTGCAGATGCGCGGCCTGCTCCGCAACAACGGCACCGCGCAGGCCGCCAGCTCGCAGCAGATTGGGCCCCTGCCTGACCTGCGCAAGGCGCTGCCCAAGGTCATCGCCGGCCAGTACTGA
- a CDS encoding CoA-binding protein, with product MSWEQNLVEDEAGVERVVQGARRVAVLGIKTEQQSGQPAFYVPDYLARAGVDVVPVPVYYPDVTHILGKPVFRRLADVPGEVDLVDVFRRPQDIDAHVDDIIAKKPKAVWFQSGIRNDAAAEKLAKAGIQVVQDRCLMVDHRRYGKR from the coding sequence ATGAGCTGGGAACAGAACCTCGTGGAGGACGAAGCGGGCGTGGAGCGCGTGGTGCAGGGCGCGCGGCGGGTGGCGGTGCTGGGCATCAAGACGGAGCAGCAGTCGGGGCAGCCGGCCTTCTACGTGCCGGACTACCTGGCCCGGGCCGGCGTGGACGTGGTGCCGGTGCCTGTCTACTACCCGGACGTGACGCACATCCTCGGCAAGCCGGTGTTCCGGCGGCTGGCGGACGTGCCCGGCGAGGTGGACCTGGTGGACGTGTTCCGCCGGCCGCAGGACATCGACGCGCACGTGGACGACATCATCGCCAAGAAGCCGAAGGCGGTGTGGTTCCAGTCCGGCATCCGCAACGACGCCGCGGCCGAGAAGCTGGCGAAGGCGGGCATCCAGGTGGTGCAGGACCGCTGCTTGATGGTGGACCATCGGCGCTACGGAAAGCGGTAG
- a CDS encoding YiiX/YebB-like N1pC/P60 family cysteine hydrolase: MPAAPLLLVWLTLASTPAVPPAAPTATPSPAGDVYSLDDAAFVAQAQRDLAQLERYATGLRGLQESVKKSRGVYLQKQSEPYTPDQKQLLLTTWAAFFDYFVSTEVIRQRYWDFVKVPALTQPKKHAWGFLLTHGALTTELAHGLTYAELTGGRKQLEVMLDEATPEYGLPPRAFARFKEKVIHVATTTQLITGDGYKEQLRPLLSRAGALDAPRVPWVMQEMKENSKVAKGLLVKRGATLFAKAAADLTSDSAQRAFFPVQRAVAEWMGDTRVHRIGQPLIAREQVLAVLKRMEPGDIMVARQNWYLSNIGLPGFWPHAELFVGTPEELSAYFDADPEVKAWAATLPGKPESFTQHLARAFPAKWAEYAGKDAHGDPLRIIESISEGVSFTGPEHGMRVDYLGVMRPRLSKLQKARAVLRAFTFQGRPYDFNFDFFSDQTLVCTELVWKAYAPSTEMKGLSVPLVNVAGRRTLPANELVRLFDAEYGREDRQLDFVAFLDGREAEGDAKEADASAFRYSYRRAKWDIAQE; the protein is encoded by the coding sequence ATGCCCGCCGCGCCGCTATTGCTTGTCTGGCTCACGCTCGCCAGCACGCCCGCCGTCCCGCCAGCCGCCCCCACTGCCACGCCCTCGCCCGCCGGGGACGTCTACTCGCTGGACGACGCCGCCTTCGTCGCCCAGGCCCAGCGGGACCTCGCCCAGTTGGAGCGCTACGCCACGGGCCTGCGGGGCCTGCAGGAGTCGGTGAAGAAGTCGCGCGGCGTGTACCTCCAGAAGCAGAGCGAGCCGTACACGCCGGACCAGAAGCAGCTGCTGCTCACCACCTGGGCGGCGTTCTTCGACTACTTCGTGTCCACGGAGGTCATCCGCCAGCGCTACTGGGACTTCGTGAAGGTGCCGGCCCTCACCCAGCCGAAGAAGCACGCCTGGGGCTTCCTCCTCACCCACGGCGCGCTCACCACGGAGCTGGCCCACGGCCTCACCTACGCGGAGCTCACCGGCGGCCGCAAGCAGCTGGAGGTGATGCTGGACGAGGCCACGCCCGAGTACGGCCTGCCCCCGCGCGCCTTCGCCCGCTTCAAGGAGAAGGTCATCCACGTGGCCACCACCACCCAGCTGATTACCGGTGACGGCTACAAGGAGCAGCTGCGCCCCCTGCTGTCGCGCGCCGGCGCGCTGGACGCCCCTCGCGTGCCCTGGGTGATGCAGGAGATGAAGGAGAACAGCAAGGTGGCCAAGGGGCTGCTGGTGAAGCGCGGCGCCACGCTCTTCGCCAAGGCTGCGGCGGACCTCACCTCGGACTCCGCGCAGCGCGCCTTCTTCCCCGTGCAGCGCGCCGTGGCCGAGTGGATGGGCGACACGCGCGTGCACCGCATCGGCCAGCCGCTCATCGCCCGTGAGCAGGTGCTGGCGGTGCTCAAGCGCATGGAGCCCGGCGACATCATGGTGGCCCGGCAGAACTGGTACCTCTCCAACATCGGCCTGCCGGGCTTCTGGCCGCACGCGGAGCTCTTCGTCGGCACGCCGGAGGAGCTCTCCGCCTACTTCGACGCGGACCCGGAGGTGAAGGCCTGGGCCGCCACCCTGCCCGGCAAGCCCGAGTCCTTCACCCAGCACCTGGCGCGCGCCTTCCCCGCGAAGTGGGCCGAGTACGCCGGCAAGGACGCCCACGGGGACCCCCTCCGCATCATCGAATCCATCAGCGAGGGCGTGTCCTTCACCGGCCCGGAGCACGGCATGCGCGTGGACTACCTGGGCGTCATGCGCCCGCGGCTGTCGAAGCTGCAGAAGGCCCGCGCCGTGCTGCGCGCCTTCACCTTCCAGGGCCGCCCCTATGACTTCAACTTCGACTTCTTCTCCGACCAGACGCTCGTGTGCACGGAGCTGGTGTGGAAGGCCTACGCGCCGTCCACGGAGATGAAGGGCCTGAGCGTCCCCCTGGTGAACGTGGCCGGCCGCCGCACCCTCCCCGCCAACGAATTGGTGCGCCTCTTCGACGCCGAGTACGGCCGGGAGGACCGGCAGCTGGACTTCGTGGCCTTCCTGGACGGCCGGGAGGCCGAGGGCGACGCAAAGGAGGCGGACGCGTCCGCCTTCCGTTACAGCTACCGCCGGGCGAAGTGGGACATCGCCCAGGAGTAG
- a CDS encoding DUF2795 domain-containing protein, with product MAYGLAEDPGLSIPAHLDSVDYPAEREQIVRAAEDNGAPVDIINVLKSLPQSEYASREHVMRDLAEAARRFGAPWLKDDDGVARDRRNIGRDLVENAPDGHTRHP from the coding sequence ATGGCATACGGACTCGCGGAGGACCCCGGGCTCTCCATCCCTGCGCACCTCGACTCGGTGGACTACCCCGCGGAGCGAGAGCAGATCGTCCGGGCGGCGGAGGACAACGGCGCGCCCGTCGACATCATCAACGTCCTCAAGTCGCTGCCCCAGTCGGAGTACGCCTCGCGCGAGCATGTGATGCGCGACCTGGCCGAGGCGGCGCGGCGGTTCGGAGCGCCCTGGCTCAAGGACGACGATGGGGTGGCCCGGGACCGGCGCAACATCGGACGCGACCTGGTGGAGAACGCGCCCGACGGCCACACGCGGCACCCGTGA